The Camelina sativa cultivar DH55 chromosome 14, Cs, whole genome shotgun sequence genome includes a window with the following:
- the LOC104740571 gene encoding transcription repressor MYB6-like codes for MGRATWYDADGTKRGEWTEEEDQKLVAYIDEYGVGDWRFLPDKAGLRRCGKSCRLRWLNFLRPGIKKGKFTPQEEQVIINLHSAFGNRWALIAQQMPNRSDNDIKNHWNSCLKKRLKRNGIDPVTHQPVPNNLTVETPWFNTECSTSSSATASPSYSSSRSAHLLNKIATGISSRQHCVDRIKNILSDPRTTNIHCHEEEGEEFTKDHEKILASGYQEEDFLMWDEEELRRFMEEISVMEFGTTSYDCN; via the exons ATGGGGAGAGCGACGTGGTACGACGCCGACGGGACGAAGAGAGGAGAATGGACGGAGGAGGAAGACCAGAAACTCGTCGCTTACATCGACGAATACGGCGTCGGGGACTGGCGTTTTCTTCCTGACAAAGCTG gTTTGCGGAGATGTGGGAAGAGCTGCAGATTAAGGTGGCTTAATTTCCTAAGGCCTGGGATTAAGAAAGGCAAATTCACTCCTCAAGAAGAACAAGTTATCATCAATTTACATTCTGCTTTCGGGAACAG GTGGGCACTAATAGCTCAGCAGATGCCAAATCGATCAGACAATGACATCAAGAACCATTGGAACTCTTGTCTCAAGAAAAGACTGAAGAGAAACGGAATCGACCCAGTGACCCACCAGCCGGTCCCCAATAACCTCACCGTCGAAACGCCGTGGTTTAACACAGAATGCAGTACTTCTTCTTCCGCGACAGCGAGCCCTTCTTACTCCTCCTCCCGCTCGGCCCATCTCCTTAATAAGATCGCCACTGGTATCTCATCTAGACAACACTGTGTCGACAGGATCAAGAACATCTTGTCGGATCCGAGAACCACAAACATCCACTGTCAcgaagaagaaggggaagagTTTACCAAGGACCATGAGAAGATATTAGCGAGTGGTTATCAAGAAGAAGACTTTTTAATGTGGGACGAGGAAGAATTGAGGCGTTTCATGGAGGAGATTAGTGTAATGGAGTTCGGCACGACGTCGTACGATTGTAATTAA
- the LOC104740572 gene encoding uncharacterized endoplasmic reticulum membrane protein YGL010W-like, producing MSRMMGLLDLEKHFAFYGAYHSNPINIVIHIIFVWPIVFTALLLLHSTTPIFDPSQLGVSQSLTLDGVLRFNLGFIFTLVYALFYICLDKKSGFVAALMCFSCWVGSSLLAVQLGPSLSFKVGLASQLLCWTGQFVGHGMFEKRAPALLDNLVQAFLMAPFFVLLEVLQSVFGYEPYPGFQARVNAKVESDVKEWRAKKQQKNKVT from the exons ATGAGTCGCATGATGGGACTGCTCGATCTCGAGAAACACTTCGCCTTCTACGGTGCTTACCACAGCAATCCCATAAACATTGTTATCCACATCATCTTCGTTTGGCCGATCGTTTTCACAGCTTTGCTTCTCCTCCACTCCACGACACCAATCTTCGATCCTTCTCAATTAGGGGTTTCTCAATCGTTGACCCTCGACGGTGTTCTCCGATTTAACCTTGGGTTCATCTTCACCTTGGTTTATGCTCTGTTCTACATCTGTTTGGATAAAAAATCTGGCTTTGTAGCTGCCCTCATGTGTTTCTCTTGCTGGGTTGGTTCCAGTTTACTCGCTGTTCAATTAGGACCTTCTCTTTCCTTTAAG GTTGGGTTAGCCTCTCAGCTGTTATGTTGGACCGGGCAGTTCGTTGGCCATGGAATGTTTGAG AAACGAGCACCTGCGCTATTAGACAATCTAGTCCAAGCTTTTCTCATGGCTCCTTTCTTCGTATTGCTCGAG GTTCTTCAATCGGTTTTCGGGTATGAACCATATCCCGGTTTTCAAGCGCGTGTGAATGCCAAGGTAGAAAGTGACGTTAAGGAATGGAGAGCAAAGAAGCAACAGAAGAATAAGGTCACATAA
- the LOC104740574 gene encoding photosynthetic NDH subunit of subcomplex B 4, chloroplastic isoform X1, whose protein sequence is MAEAFTSSTFTNLHIPSSSNRSPKQISGPSYGYWLSRKVNEKREKNLMRGSLCVRKALPHDLPLMAVMVQQIEGMRDIITEKHVWHLSDKAIKNVYMFYIMFTCWGCLYFGSAKDPFYDSEEYRGDGGDGTGYWVYETQEDIEEKARAELWREELIEEIEQKVDGIRELEEAVTK, encoded by the exons ATGGCTGAAGCTTTCACAAGTTCCACCTTCACTAACCTCCACATCCCTTCTTCCTCCAATCGCTCG CCTAAGCAGATTTCAGGACCAAGTTATGGATATTGGCTATCT aggAAAGTGAATGAGAAGAGGGAAAAGAATCTGATGAGAGGAAGCTTATGTGTAAGAAAGGCATTGCCACATGATTTGCCTTTAATGGCGGTGATGGTTCAACAAATTGAAGGGATGCGTGATATCATTACTGAGAAGCACGTGTGGCATCTAAGTGATAAAGCCATCAAGAATGTCT ATATGTTCTATATCATGTTCACTTGTTGGGGATGTTTGTACTTCGGTTCCGCaaaa GATCCATTCTATGACTCGGAGGAGTACCGTGGAGATGGAGGTGATGGAACTGGTTATTGGGTCTACGAAACT CAAGAAGACATAGAAGAGAAAGCAAGAGCAGAGCTATGGCGTGAAGAACTTATTGAAGAAATTGAACAGAAGGTTGATGGCATAAGAGAGCTAGAAGAAGCTGTTACTAAGTAG
- the LOC104740574 gene encoding photosynthetic NDH subunit of subcomplex B 4, chloroplastic isoform X2 produces the protein MAEAFTSSTFTNLHIPSSSNRSISGPSYGYWLSRKVNEKREKNLMRGSLCVRKALPHDLPLMAVMVQQIEGMRDIITEKHVWHLSDKAIKNVYMFYIMFTCWGCLYFGSAKDPFYDSEEYRGDGGDGTGYWVYETQEDIEEKARAELWREELIEEIEQKVDGIRELEEAVTK, from the exons ATGGCTGAAGCTTTCACAAGTTCCACCTTCACTAACCTCCACATCCCTTCTTCCTCCAATCGCTCG ATTTCAGGACCAAGTTATGGATATTGGCTATCT aggAAAGTGAATGAGAAGAGGGAAAAGAATCTGATGAGAGGAAGCTTATGTGTAAGAAAGGCATTGCCACATGATTTGCCTTTAATGGCGGTGATGGTTCAACAAATTGAAGGGATGCGTGATATCATTACTGAGAAGCACGTGTGGCATCTAAGTGATAAAGCCATCAAGAATGTCT ATATGTTCTATATCATGTTCACTTGTTGGGGATGTTTGTACTTCGGTTCCGCaaaa GATCCATTCTATGACTCGGAGGAGTACCGTGGAGATGGAGGTGATGGAACTGGTTATTGGGTCTACGAAACT CAAGAAGACATAGAAGAGAAAGCAAGAGCAGAGCTATGGCGTGAAGAACTTATTGAAGAAATTGAACAGAAGGTTGATGGCATAAGAGAGCTAGAAGAAGCTGTTACTAAGTAG
- the LOC104740575 gene encoding uncharacterized protein LOC104740575 isoform X3, with translation MPATDFQGSFGRSLLSLRRDQVDSSSSAGNSSHHHNHHEPSNMEVELDSFQRQVAEKFIDLNASSNDLLSLEWIGKLLDSFLCCQEEFRAIVFNHRSQISKSPMDRLISDYFERSIKALDVCNAIRDGIEQIRQWEKLADIVICALDTQHRSIGEGQLRRAKKALVDLAIGMLDEKDHPSGTNLAYRNRSFGRVKESHHRSIGHFRSLSWSVSRSWSASKQLQALANNLSTPRPNDVAASNGLAVPVYTMTSVLLFVMWVLVAAIPCQDRGLQVNFFVPRHFQWAAPVMSLHDKIVEESKRRDRKNCCGLLKEIDRIEKSSRLMNELIDSIHFPLNDHKEAEVKQRVDELVQVREALRNGLDPFERKVREVFHRIVRSRTESLDSL, from the exons ATGCCAGCAACTGATTTTCAAGGATCATTTGGAAGGTCGTTGCTTAGTTTACGGCGAGACCAAGttgactcatcatcatcagccgGAAATAGTAgccaccaccacaaccaccacgAGCCAAGCAACatggaggttgagctagattCGTTTCAGAGACAAGTCGCTGAGAAATTCATCGATCTCAACGCCTCTTCCAACGACCTTCTCTCCCTCGAATGGATCGGAAAGCTTCTTGATTCTTTCCTCTGTTGTCAAGAAGAGTTTCGAGCTATCGTCTTCAACCACCGCTCTCAGATCTCCAA ATCTCCGATGGACAGATTGATTTCTGACTACTTCGAACGGAGCATCAAAGCTCTCGATGTCTGTAACGCAATCCGCGACGGTATCGAACAGATCCGTCAATGGGAGAAACTTGCCGATATCGTTATCTGTGCTTTAGATACTCAGCACCGTTCAATCGGAGAAGGACAGCTCCGGCGAGCTAAGAAAGCTCTGGTCGATTTAGCAATCGGAATGCTCGACGAGAAAGATCATCCTTCCGGTACCAATCTAGCTTACCGGAACCGTTCATTCGGAAGAGTCAAAGAGAGTCACCACCGCTCGATTGGTCACTTCAGATCTCTTTCTTGGAGTGTTTCAAGATCATGGTCAGCTTCTAAGCAGTTACAAGCTCTAGCTAATAACTTATCTACGCCTCGACCAAACGACGTTGCTGCGAGCAATGGTTTAGCTGTACCGGTTTACACAATGACTTCGGTTTTGCTTTTTGTCATGTGGGTTTTGGTAGCTGCGATTCCTTGTCAAGACCGTGGATTGCAAGTTAACTTCTTTGTGCCTAGGCATTTCCAATGGGCAGCTCCGGTTATGTCGTTGCACGATAAGATTGTCGAGGAATCTAAGAGGAGAGACAGGAAGAATTGTTGTGGATTGCTTAAGGAGATTGATAGGATTGAGAAGAGTTCGAGGTTGATGAATGAATTGATCGATTCGATTCATTTCCCGTTGAATGATCACAAGGAAGCTGAGGTGAAACAGAGAGTTGATGAGCTTGTTCAGGTTCGTGAAGCTTTGAGAAATGGTTTGGATCCGTTTGAGAGGAAAGTTAGAGAAGTTTTTCATCGGATTGTGAGAAGCAGGACCGAGAGTCTTGATTCTCTTTGA
- the LOC104740575 gene encoding uncharacterized protein LOC104740575 isoform X2 — translation MPATDFQGSFGRSLLSLRRDQVDSSSSAGNSSHHHNHHEPSNMEVELDSFQRQVAEKFIDLNASSNDLLSLEWIGKLLDSFLCCQEEFRAIVFNHRSQISKSPMDRLISDYFERSIKALDVCNAIRDGIEQIRQWEKLADIVICALDTQHRSIGEGQLRRAKKALVDLAIGMLDEKDHPSGTNLAYRNRSFGRVKESHHRSIGHFRSLSWSVSRSWSASKQLQALANNLSTPRPNDVAASNGLAVPVYTMTSVLLFVMWVLVAAIPCQDRGLQVNFFVPRHFQWAAPVMSLHDKIVEESKRRDRKNCCGLLKEIDRIEKSSRLMNELIDSIHFPLNDHKEAEVKQRVDELVQVREALRNGLDPFERKVREVFHRIVRSRTESLDSL, via the exons ATGCCAGCAACTGATTTTCAAGGATCATTTGGAAGGTCGTTGCTTAGTTTACGGCGAGACCAAGttgactcatcatcatcagccgGAAATAGTAgccaccaccacaaccaccacgAGCCAAGCAACatggaggttgagctagattCGTTTCAGAGACAAGTCGCTGAGAAATTCATCGATCTCAACGCCTCTTCCAACGACCTTCTCTCCCTCGAATGGATCGGAAAGCTTCTTGATTCTTTCCTCTGTTGTCAAGAAGAGTTTCGAGCTATCGTCTTCAACCACCGCTCTCAGATCTCCAAATCTCCCATGGACAG ATTGATTTCTGACTACTTCGAACGGAGCATCAAAGCTCTCGATGTCTGTAACGCAATCCGCGACGGTATCGAACAGATCCGTCAATGGGAGAAACTTGCCGATATCGTTATCTGTGCTTTAGATACTCAGCACCGTTCAATCGGAGAAGGACAGCTCCGGCGAGCTAAGAAAGCTCTGGTCGATTTAGCAATCGGAATGCTCGACGAGAAAGATCATCCTTCCGGTACCAATCTAGCTTACCGGAACCGTTCATTCGGAAGAGTCAAAGAGAGTCACCACCGCTCGATTGGTCACTTCAGATCTCTTTCTTGGAGTGTTTCAAGATCATGGTCAGCTTCTAAGCAGTTACAAGCTCTAGCTAATAACTTATCTACGCCTCGACCAAACGACGTTGCTGCGAGCAATGGTTTAGCTGTACCGGTTTACACAATGACTTCGGTTTTGCTTTTTGTCATGTGGGTTTTGGTAGCTGCGATTCCTTGTCAAGACCGTGGATTGCAAGTTAACTTCTTTGTGCCTAGGCATTTCCAATGGGCAGCTCCGGTTATGTCGTTGCACGATAAGATTGTCGAGGAATCTAAGAGGAGAGACAGGAAGAATTGTTGTGGATTGCTTAAGGAGATTGATAGGATTGAGAAGAGTTCGAGGTTGATGAATGAATTGATCGATTCGATTCATTTCCCGTTGAATGATCACAAGGAAGCTGAGGTGAAACAGAGAGTTGATGAGCTTGTTCAGGTTCGTGAAGCTTTGAGAAATGGTTTGGATCCGTTTGAGAGGAAAGTTAGAGAAGTTTTTCATCGGATTGTGAGAAGCAGGACCGAGAGTCTTGATTCTCTTTGA
- the LOC104740575 gene encoding uncharacterized protein LOC104740575 isoform X1 yields the protein MPATDFQGSFGRSLLSLRRDQVDSSSSAGNSSHHHNHHEPSNMEVELDSFQRQVAEKFIDLNASSNDLLSLEWIGKLLDSFLCCQEEFRAIVFNHRSQISKSPMDRLISDYFERSIKALDVCNAIRDGIEQIRQWEKLADIVICALDTQHRSIGEGQLRRAKKALVDLAIGMLDEKDHPSGTNLAYRNRSFGRVKESHHRSIGHFRSLSWSVSRSWSASKQLQALANNLSTPRPNDVAASNGLAVPVYTMTSVLLFVMWVLVAAIPCQDRGLQVNFFVPRHFQWAAPVMSLHDKIVEESKRRDRKNCCGLLKEIDRIEKSSRLMNELIDSIHFPLNDHKEAEVKQRVDELVQVREALRNGLDPFERKVREVFHRIVRSRTESLDSL from the exons ATGCCAGCAACTGATTTTCAAGGATCATTTGGAAGGTCGTTGCTTAGTTTACGGCGAGACCAAGttgactcatcatcatcagccgGAAATAGTAgccaccaccacaaccaccacgAGCCAAGCAACatggaggttgagctagattCGTTTCAGAGACAAGTCGCTGAGAAATTCATCGATCTCAACGCCTCTTCCAACGACCTTCTCTCCCTCGAATGGATCGGAAAGCTTCTTGATTCTTTCCTCTGTTGTCAAGAAGAGTTTCGAGCTATCGTCTTCAACCACCGCTCTCAGATCTCCAAATCTCCCATGGACAGATTGATTTCTGACTACTTCGAACGGAGCATCAAAGCTCTCGATGTCTGTAACGCAATCCGCGACGGTATCGAACAGATCCGTCAATGGGAGAAA CTTGCCGATATCGTTATCTGTGCTTTAGATACTCAGCACCGTTCAATCGGAGAAGGACAGCTCCGGCGAGCTAAGAAAGCTCTGGTCGATTTAGCAATCGGAATGCTCGACGAGAAAGATCATCCTTCCGGTACCAATCTAGCTTACCGGAACCGTTCATTCGGAAGAGTCAAAGAGAGTCACCACCGCTCGATTGGTCACTTCAGATCTCTTTCTTGGAGTGTTTCAAGATCATGGTCAGCTTCTAAGCAGTTACAAGCTCTAGCTAATAACTTATCTACGCCTCGACCAAACGACGTTGCTGCGAGCAATGGTTTAGCTGTACCGGTTTACACAATGACTTCGGTTTTGCTTTTTGTCATGTGGGTTTTGGTAGCTGCGATTCCTTGTCAAGACCGTGGATTGCAAGTTAACTTCTTTGTGCCTAGGCATTTCCAATGGGCAGCTCCGGTTATGTCGTTGCACGATAAGATTGTCGAGGAATCTAAGAGGAGAGACAGGAAGAATTGTTGTGGATTGCTTAAGGAGATTGATAGGATTGAGAAGAGTTCGAGGTTGATGAATGAATTGATCGATTCGATTCATTTCCCGTTGAATGATCACAAGGAAGCTGAGGTGAAACAGAGAGTTGATGAGCTTGTTCAGGTTCGTGAAGCTTTGAGAAATGGTTTGGATCCGTTTGAGAGGAAAGTTAGAGAAGTTTTTCATCGGATTGTGAGAAGCAGGACCGAGAGTCTTGATTCTCTTTGA
- the LOC104740576 gene encoding agamous-like MADS-box protein AGL65 has translation MGRVKLKIKRLESTSNRQVTYTKRKNGILKKAKELSILCDIDIVLLMFSPTGRATAFHGEHSCIEEVISKFAQLTPQERTKRKLESLEALKKTFKKLDHDVNIHDFLGARNQTIEGLSNQVAIYQAQLMECHRRLSCWTNIDRIENTEHLSLLEESLRKSIERIQIHKEHYTKNQLLPIECTTTQFHSGIQLPMAMGGNSNMQEAHSLSWLPDNDNQQTILPGDSSYLPHREIDGSIPVYSGCFFESTKPEDQICSNPGQQFEHLEQQGNGCLGLQQLGEEYSYPTPFGSTLGMEDDQEKKIKSEMELNNLQQQQQQQQQQQQLDPSMYDPMANDNSGCFQIPHDQSMFVNDHHHHHHHHHQNWVPDSMFGQTSYNQQPN, from the exons ATGGGTAGAGTTAAGTTGAAGATTAAACGGCTTGAGAGCACAAGTAACAGGCAAGTTACATACACGAAGAGAAAAAATGGGATATTGAAGAAAGCCAAAGAGTTATCCATTTTGTGTGATATTGATATTGTCCTTCTTATGTTTTCTCCTACCGGAAGGGCTACTGCTTTCCATGGAGAACACAG TTGCATTGAAGAGGTTATTTCCAAGTTTGCGCAATTAACTCCACAAGAAAGGACAAAAAG GAAACTGGAGAGCCTTGAA GCATTGAAGAAGACTTTTAAGAAACTGGATCATGATGTAAATATACATGACTTTTTAGGAGCAAG GAATCAAACTATTGAG GGTCTAAGTAACCAAGTAGCGATTTACCAAGCTCAGCTTATGGAGTGTCATAGGAGGTTGAG TTGCTGGACGAACATTGATAGAATAGAAAACACAGAGCACCTCAGTTTATTGGAAGAATCATTGAGGAAATCTATTGAAAGAATCCAGATTCACAAG GAACATTACACAAAGAACCAACTTTTACCAATAGAGTGTACAACAACACAG TTTCACAGCGGGATACAGTTGCCTATGGCGATGGGAGGTAATAGTAATATGCAAGAAGCTCACTCGTTGTCTTGGCTTCCTGATAATGATAACCAGCAAACAATCTTACCTGGTGATTCCAGTTATCTTCCTCATAG AGAGATTGATGGATCGATTCCCGTTTACTCTGGCTGCTTCTTTGAGTCTACTAAACCAGAAGATCAGATATGCAGCAACCCGGGACAACAGTTTGAGCACTTGGAACAACAAGGAAACGGTTGTTTGGGTTTACAACAACTTGGAGAGGAATATTCATATCCTACACCATTTGGTTCTACTTTGGGAATGGAAGACGAtcaagagaaaaagataaaatcagAAATGGAATTGAACAACttgcaacagcaacaacaacaacaacaacagcagcaacaactAGATCCTTCAATGTATGATCCAATGGCTAATGATAACAGTGGCTGCTTTCAAATTCCTCATGATCAGTCCATGTTTGtcaatgatcatcatcatcatcatcatcaccatcatcaaaaTTGGGTTCCAGATTCCATGTTTGGTCAGACTTCTTACAACCAG CAACCGAACTAA
- the LOC104743386 gene encoding E3 ubiquitin-protein ligase RING1-like — MESGISNDDIYEAITDLIFYVDEVTSSASYYSSPGYDLLVSLLLIPDSHIEEAIQLEEAIQIEEAVRVSFHETNNFPLRPASKLMVKSLTRKIYEKVNSTGETTCAICLKEFINGESRVVNLPCGHDFDDECLLTWFKTNHTCPLCCFKLPCEDQN; from the coding sequence ATGGAATCAGGAATTAGCAACGATGATATTTACGAGGCGATAACAGACCTAATCTTCTATGTTGACGAAGTTACTTCTTCCGCAAGTTATTACTCTTCTCCGGGGTATGATTTGCTAGTGTCCTTGCTTCTTATTCCTGACTCTCACATTGAAGAAGCGATTCAACTTGAAGAAGCGATTCAGATTGAAGAAGCGGTTCGAGTCTCGTTCCACGAAACCAACAATTTCCCTTTGAGACCCGCAAGCAAGCTCATGGTCAAGTCCTTAACCAGGAAAATATACGAGAAGGTTAATTCTACTGGCGAGACGACGTGCGCTATTTGTTTGAAAGAGTTTATTAACGGTGAAAGTAGAGTTGTGAATTTACCTTGTGGTCATGACTTTGACGATGAGTGTCTCCTAACGTGGTTTAAGACCAATCACACATGTCCACTGTGTTGTTTCAAGTTGCCGTGTGAAGATCAAAATTGA